Proteins encoded in a region of the Elizabethkingia bruuniana genome:
- a CDS encoding ribonuclease H-like domain-containing protein: MIQNIPFEKILFLDIETVPQAGNWSDLDEATQKLWDKKTRFQRKEDVSADEFYEDRGGIMAEFGKIVCVSVGMLAKSGKLKIHSFSGHDEKKLLIEFGEMFNNPRMNQVVLCAHNGKEFDFPYISRRMLINQMQPPVPLQMFGKKPWEIPHIDTMELWKFGDWKNFVSLELLAHIFGVPTPKDDIDGSMVASIYYIEKDLERIRVYCEKDVLTLCNVFRKMRQEDLLQRED, from the coding sequence ATGATTCAGAATATTCCTTTTGAAAAAATCCTGTTTTTAGATATTGAGACGGTGCCACAGGCAGGTAACTGGTCCGACTTGGATGAAGCAACGCAGAAGCTATGGGATAAGAAAACTAGGTTTCAGAGAAAAGAAGATGTTTCAGCTGATGAATTTTATGAAGACAGAGGTGGAATAATGGCCGAATTTGGTAAGATTGTCTGCGTTTCTGTAGGAATGCTGGCAAAATCCGGAAAGCTGAAAATTCATTCATTTAGTGGGCACGACGAAAAAAAATTGCTGATAGAGTTCGGGGAAATGTTCAATAATCCACGAATGAATCAGGTTGTACTATGTGCACATAACGGAAAAGAATTCGATTTCCCTTATATCTCCAGAAGAATGCTGATCAACCAGATGCAGCCACCGGTTCCGTTACAAATGTTTGGTAAGAAACCATGGGAAATTCCACATATCGATACAATGGAACTCTGGAAATTTGGGGACTGGAAAAATTTTGTTTCATTAGAATTACTGGCACATATATTTGGTGTTCCTACACCTAAAGATGATATCGACGGATCTATGGTCGCATCAATTTATTATATAGAAAAAGACTTAGAGCGTATTCGTGTGTATTGTGAAAAAGATGTCTTAACTTTGTGCAACGTTTTCAGGAAGATGCGACAAGAGGATTTGTTGCAGCGTGAGGACTAA
- a CDS encoding serine hydrolase domain-containing protein, whose protein sequence is MLSIIVGIVILLIIICFVLGYGYLFTAVRKTYLKGKTGAHIFDGQDFSSNTIGNGKVLPWEKTSEYNRISLSQKLVEHLNTTKSVSFLIIKDGKLLSENYWQGNNQASRTNSFSMAKSVTVMLLGCAIQDRKIESTDTKLSYFYPEFAKDPNGKDCTLGNLSAMESGLDWDENYANPFKPNAKAYYGDDLADFMLKRKFKAVSGTQFEYQSGTTQLLGFAIRKAIGESLSSYASEKLWKPLGMEYPAFWNLDRENGMEKTYCCINATSRDFAKFGQLLLDNGVYNGQQLLSSEFVQKMITGTKLSKESYGNGIWVNNDATIKHYYLRGLYGQYVICIPDYNMIVVRTGSSRDEAKDTKERPEEVEMFVNEAVALFGK, encoded by the coding sequence ATGCTGAGTATAATTGTAGGTATTGTAATTCTTCTTATTATAATTTGTTTTGTATTGGGTTATGGATATCTCTTTACAGCGGTAAGGAAAACTTATCTCAAAGGAAAGACCGGGGCGCATATTTTTGATGGTCAGGATTTTTCATCGAATACTATTGGAAACGGAAAAGTTTTGCCATGGGAGAAAACTTCGGAATATAACAGAATATCTCTTTCTCAAAAGCTTGTAGAGCATCTCAATACAACCAAAAGCGTTTCTTTTCTTATTATTAAAGATGGGAAACTTCTAAGTGAAAACTATTGGCAAGGAAATAATCAAGCCTCCAGAACTAATTCTTTTTCTATGGCTAAAAGCGTTACCGTTATGCTTTTAGGATGCGCAATTCAAGACAGGAAGATAGAAAGTACAGATACTAAATTATCCTATTTTTATCCCGAATTTGCTAAAGACCCAAACGGGAAAGATTGTACTCTCGGCAATCTTTCGGCAATGGAGAGCGGACTGGACTGGGATGAAAATTATGCGAATCCGTTTAAACCAAATGCAAAAGCTTATTATGGAGATGATCTTGCAGATTTTATGTTGAAAAGAAAATTTAAAGCGGTATCCGGAACTCAGTTTGAATATCAAAGTGGTACCACACAGCTTTTAGGCTTTGCTATTCGTAAGGCGATAGGAGAGAGCTTGAGTAGTTATGCTTCTGAAAAGCTTTGGAAGCCGCTAGGGATGGAATATCCCGCTTTCTGGAATCTAGACAGAGAGAATGGGATGGAGAAAACCTATTGTTGTATCAATGCAACATCAAGGGATTTTGCAAAATTTGGACAATTACTTCTCGATAACGGTGTGTATAATGGACAGCAACTTCTGAGTTCGGAATTTGTGCAAAAAATGATTACAGGCACAAAACTGTCGAAGGAATCCTATGGTAATGGGATTTGGGTGAATAATGATGCAACAATTAAACATTACTATTTGCGGGGACTATACGGACAGTATGTGATTTGTATTCCTGATTATAATATGATTGTCGTAAGAACGGGTTCTTCCAGAGATGAAGCTAAAGATACCAAGGAACGTCCGGAGGAAGTTGAGATGTTTGTGAATGAAGCAGTGGCCTTATTCGGAAAGTAA
- a CDS encoding SprT-like domain-containing protein, whose protein sequence is MKVMSLQVLQKYLPEGSVFFIEKWLKPYSCHIRITKKRNSKLGDYRYRSGETQQISINGDLEPQLFFFVLTHEIAHLITFSADRKILPHGKEWKTCYRNLLLESLNIYEEDFRPMVIAFSKTPKANYMATPEIVRYFSKNTIEDFIEDLDPGHIFEYQNQTFEILEVRKKRYICKNLHSGRKYLFRTCVQVKKLTHDD, encoded by the coding sequence ATGAAAGTCATGAGTCTGCAAGTCTTACAAAAATACCTTCCGGAAGGATCCGTTTTCTTTATCGAAAAATGGCTGAAACCTTATTCCTGTCACATCAGGATAACAAAGAAGCGGAACTCTAAGCTTGGAGATTATCGTTACCGCTCTGGCGAAACCCAGCAAATATCGATTAACGGAGATCTGGAACCACAGCTCTTTTTCTTTGTATTAACACACGAAATTGCACATCTCATTACATTTTCTGCTGACAGAAAAATATTACCACACGGTAAAGAATGGAAAACTTGCTATCGTAACCTTTTATTGGAAAGCCTGAATATTTATGAAGAAGATTTCCGGCCAATGGTTATAGCTTTTTCTAAAACCCCAAAAGCAAACTATATGGCAACGCCGGAAATAGTTCGTTATTTCAGTAAAAACACAATTGAGGATTTTATTGAAGACCTGGATCCTGGCCATATTTTTGAATATCAAAATCAGACTTTTGAGATCCTCGAAGTAAGGAAAAAACGCTATATTTGCAAAAACCTGCATTCGGGAAGAAAATATTTATTTCGAACCTGTGTTCAGGTTAAAAAATTGACTCATGATGATTGA
- a CDS encoding mannose-1-phosphate guanylyltransferase, which yields MMIENRYCVIMAGGVGSRFWPISTSKFPKQFQDILGVGRTMIQQTYDRISKIVPVENIFVITSSEHVSVVQNQLPELKPENIVGEPVMKNTAACNIFMGMKIAEINPNAVITVLPSDHLILKEDVFLNTVELAFEEANTNHTLVTIGIQPTRPETGYGYIQFLEKKGQNVFKVKTFTEKPTLEVAKTLIESGDFLWNAGIFVWNVQDILKAFQENLPEMYQQFTECEYNNESEKTCIETIYPKVQKISIDNGILEKTKNVAVIPADLGWSDLGTWTSVFENAEKNEHNNAENSKYVLSYASTGNIIHIKNKNKAVIIDGLNDYIVVDTDKALLICPRSHDQEIKDYVIDLKTTKKGDKFI from the coding sequence ATGATGATTGAAAACAGATATTGTGTAATAATGGCAGGAGGTGTGGGCAGTAGATTCTGGCCTATCAGTACCTCCAAGTTTCCAAAGCAATTTCAGGATATATTAGGGGTAGGACGTACCATGATTCAGCAAACTTATGACAGGATTAGTAAAATTGTTCCTGTTGAAAATATTTTTGTTATTACCAGCAGTGAGCATGTTAGTGTGGTCCAAAATCAGTTACCAGAATTAAAACCAGAAAATATTGTTGGCGAGCCAGTGATGAAGAATACTGCAGCTTGTAACATCTTTATGGGGATGAAAATTGCGGAAATTAATCCAAATGCTGTAATAACAGTCCTTCCTTCAGATCATCTTATTTTAAAAGAAGACGTTTTCTTAAATACCGTAGAACTTGCTTTTGAAGAAGCAAATACAAATCATACGCTTGTAACTATCGGTATACAACCAACACGCCCGGAAACAGGGTATGGATATATTCAGTTTTTAGAGAAAAAGGGGCAAAATGTTTTCAAAGTAAAAACCTTTACTGAAAAACCAACTCTGGAAGTAGCCAAAACACTTATTGAATCTGGTGATTTCCTTTGGAACGCCGGGATATTTGTATGGAATGTTCAGGACATTCTGAAGGCATTCCAGGAAAACCTTCCTGAAATGTATCAGCAATTTACAGAATGTGAATACAACAATGAGTCTGAAAAAACCTGCATAGAAACCATTTATCCAAAGGTTCAGAAAATTTCCATTGATAATGGTATTCTGGAAAAAACTAAAAACGTAGCTGTAATTCCTGCTGATTTAGGTTGGTCCGATTTGGGTACATGGACATCAGTGTTTGAAAATGCTGAAAAGAATGAGCATAACAATGCTGAAAATTCTAAATATGTATTATCTTATGCTTCTACGGGTAATATCATACATATTAAAAATAAAAATAAAGCTGTTATTATAGACGGATTAAATGATTATATTGTTGTAGACACTGATAAGGCATTACTAATCTGCCCACGAAGTCACGATCAGGAAATCAAAGATTATGTAATTGATCTTAAAACAACAAAAAAGGGAGATAAATTCATCTAA